Sequence from the Caldisericia bacterium genome:
GGGATGGTTCAATTGTAGATTTTGATGAATCAAAGATAAAGAGGGCGATTTTTAATGCATTAGCCTCCACAGGAAAACCAGATATTGATTTAGCAGAGAATCTAAAGGATCAGGTGGTAGCTGTTCTTGAAAGGCTTTATGGTGATTCCAGCGTACCAGATATTGAAGATATACAGGATGTTGTGGAAAAGATTTTGATGAAGAATGGTTTAGTTGATGTTGCCAAGAGCTACATAATATACAGAAAACAACACGAAGATTTAAGGGAGATAAGAAGGGTTTTTGAAAACATATATTCAATAATAGATAACTACATTGATGACAAAGATTGGAGGGTAAGAGAGAATTCAAACATGACTTACTCCCTTCAGGGTTTAAACTTTCACATCTCCTCCACCTTAATATCAAAGTACTGGCTATCAAAGATATATCCAAGAGAGGCGGCGAAAGCTCATATAAGGGGAGATATACACATACATGATCTTGGAATTCTTGGTCCCTATTGTGTTGGTTGGGATCTTGAAGATTTACTGAGGAGAGGTTTTGGTGGCGTTTCTGGAAAGATTTCATCAGCTCCCCCAAGGCACTTTAGGTCAGCTCTTGGACAGATAGTTAATTTTTTCTATACCCTTCAGGGAGAGGCAGCTGGTGCCCAAGCTTTCAGTAATTTTGACACCCTTCTTTCACCATTTGTAAGATATGACAATTTAAGTTACAGAGAGGTTAAACAAGCTCTTCAGGAGTTTCTGTTCAATATTAATGTTCCAACCAGAGTTGGCTTTCAAACGCCCTTCACAAATTTAAGTTTTGATCTCTCACCCTCCCCTCTATATGTTGATAAGCATGTTATCATTGGAGGAGAGGAGAGAAGGGAAGTTTATGGAGATTTTCAGAGAGAGATGGATATGATCAATAAAAGTTTTGCAGAGTTAATGATAGAGGGAGATAGAGATGGAAGACCATTTACCTTCCCAATTCCAACATACAATATAACTTGCGATTTTGATTGGGAGAATGAGAAACTAAAGCCCCTGTGGGAGATGACAGGTAAATATGGAATTCCATACTTTGCAAATTTTGTAAACTCCCACATGAAGCCAGAGGATGTAAGAAGTATGTGCTGTAGATTGAGGCTTGATGTGAGGGAACTGAAGGAGAGAGGGGGAGGGTTGTTTGGAGCAAATCCCCTCACTGGTTCAATAGGTGTTGTAACGATCAATCTTCCAAGAATAGGGTATCTATCAAGAAATGAAGAGGAGTTTATGGATAGGTTATACGAACTCATGGAGATAGGAAAGAGAGCTCTTGAGGTGAAGAGAAGGGTTGTTGAGAGATTTACAGATAAAGGACTCTACCCATACTCAAAGGTTTATCTTGAGAGTGTGAAGAGAAACCTTGGGAGTTATTGGGCAAATCACTTCTCAACAATAGGAATAATAGGTATGGCTGAAGCTGTGGAGAATTTGTTGAAAGTGCCATTTAAATCAAGAGAGGGGAAGGAGTTTGCAATTCGTGTTTTAGAGTTTATGAGGAAGACACTCCTCTCATTTCAGAAGGAGACAGGGAATCTCTATAACCTTGAAGCAACACCAGCAGAGGGAGCTTCATTTAGGCTTGCTAAAATTGATGTTGAAAAATTCCCAGATATAATTCATCAGGGGACAGAGGAGGAACCATACTATACAAACTCTGTTCACCTTCCAGTGGATACAACAGATGATATTTTTGAGATCCTTGAGTTTGAAGATGACCTTCAGGTTATGTTCACAGGAGGAACTGTTGTTCACCTCTTTCTTGGGGAGAGTATAATGGATCCTAATATAGTTAAGATGCTTGTGAAAAAGATTGTAGAGAGATACAAACTTCCATACTTTACAATAACGCCTACCTTTTCAATATCTCCTGTTTCAGGTTTCATACCCGGAGAGCACAGGTTTGACCCAAATCCTATACCAAGGGATCTTATAGAGAAGTATGGAGTTGTTGTGGAAATTTCTGAGGAGGAGTTGAAGAATCTTCCAGAGGGAAGCTACATACTAATTGAGGATGAGGAAAATAGAAAGTTTGATTTCTATGTTTAAGGAGGTAGACATGCTTAAAGAGAAGAAAAAGGTAAAGGTGAAGGTTGTTCCATGTGAGGTTTATTCAAGGGTGGTTGGCTATTTTAGACCCATTAAAAACTGGAATAAAGGAAAGAAGAGAGAGTTCAAAGAGAGGAAAACGCTAAAAATACCTCAATGATTAAAGGTTTTCAGGGAATAAGTCTTATTGATTATCCAGAACACATAGCTTCAATAGTATTTATAGGAGGCTGTAATTTTAGATGTCCCTTCTGTCATAATATAGAGCTTGTTCTTCCCGAGGAGTTGAAGAAACTCCCTACTTTGAGTGAGGAGTATATCCTTAAGGAACTTATAAGACGCAAAAATTTTATAAATGGAGTGGAGTTTACAGGCGGTGAGCCAACCCTTTATAAAGGATTAACCAAATTTCTAAGGAGAATTAAAGAGGAAGTAAAAATTGATATAAAACTTGATACAAATGGAACAAATCCCAGTGTTATTGAGGAGTTGTTAGAAGATTCTCTTGTGGATTACATAGCCATGGACATAAAGAGTTCACCAGATAATTACAATAGAGCAGCGGGTGTGAAGGTTGATATTGATGCCATTAAAAAGAGTGTTGAATTAATAAAGTCTTCCCAAATTGATTATGAGTTTAGAACAACCCTTGTCCCTGACTTTGTTAAGGAAGAAGATATGGGAAAGATTTGTAAGTTTCTTGGAAATGTAAAGAGGTATGTATTACAAAGATACAGACCAGAGAAAACCTTAAATTATCTTGAAAATAAACCCTACAAAGAAGGGGAGATGAAACACTTCCTTTCCCTTATTGATTGTGCTGAGATAAAATTGTTAAGAAGTTAAGTCATTACTGCTCTTTAAGAGGCCTTCCGTTCCAGCGAATATATAAGCATAGTTCTCCATGGCTATTGAATTCCAAAATACATCCCGTATGCTGAAAGAGCTTGGAGGTCCTTCCAGCCAGGATTATAGTTTATTAAATGTTACAGTTTGGGTTTTGGTAGTTCCTCTCCTTTTATATGTACAATAAATTCAACTGCTTTCTCTACTTTCTCTTCTTCCCCTTCTATGCCAATTACAATAGAACCCTCATCTTCCCAGAGACCTTCCTTTGCAATAAGAATAGATTCAACATCAAAGAGGATTTTAAATGCATCTATTTCAGTTACAGCTTTAATATTAACCAAAGGGAAAAGTCCTGATGGTTTCCCCATGGAGTAACTGAATTTGTCAATTTTCGCAAACTTAGATGCTTTTATGACATCGGGTATGAGTTTGCCAATACTTATGGGAGAGATCCAGGTTACACCTCTTGATAGCATTATTCCAATGTATTTTCCTACAGTTCCCCCTTCTCTATTAGCGACCACTACTCCGACATTTCCCTCTGGGTCTATGGCATTTCCACCTTTAATAAATACATCCCCTTTACTCATCTCCCTAACTACATCTTCTGGGTTTCTCTCTGTAAGTTTACCATTGATTAAAACAAACGGAGGAAGCCGTTTTTCCCTCGGTAAAACATTTAATATTCCTTCTCCTATAAAACCTGCAAGAAACCTTTCCTTCTCTATCTTTCTTTCAATCAATTCCTCTACCACATAGGCACATGTTGAG
This genomic interval carries:
- a CDS encoding ribonucleoside triphosphate reductase; the encoded protein is MRKVRKRDGSIVDFDESKIKRAIFNALASTGKPDIDLAENLKDQVVAVLERLYGDSSVPDIEDIQDVVEKILMKNGLVDVAKSYIIYRKQHEDLREIRRVFENIYSIIDNYIDDKDWRVRENSNMTYSLQGLNFHISSTLISKYWLSKIYPREAAKAHIRGDIHIHDLGILGPYCVGWDLEDLLRRGFGGVSGKISSAPPRHFRSALGQIVNFFYTLQGEAAGAQAFSNFDTLLSPFVRYDNLSYREVKQALQEFLFNINVPTRVGFQTPFTNLSFDLSPSPLYVDKHVIIGGEERREVYGDFQREMDMINKSFAELMIEGDRDGRPFTFPIPTYNITCDFDWENEKLKPLWEMTGKYGIPYFANFVNSHMKPEDVRSMCCRLRLDVRELKERGGGLFGANPLTGSIGVVTINLPRIGYLSRNEEEFMDRLYELMEIGKRALEVKRRVVERFTDKGLYPYSKVYLESVKRNLGSYWANHFSTIGIIGMAEAVENLLKVPFKSREGKEFAIRVLEFMRKTLLSFQKETGNLYNLEATPAEGASFRLAKIDVEKFPDIIHQGTEEEPYYTNSVHLPVDTTDDIFEILEFEDDLQVMFTGGTVVHLFLGESIMDPNIVKMLVKKIVERYKLPYFTITPTFSISPVSGFIPGEHRFDPNPIPRDLIEKYGVVVEISEEELKNLPEGSYILIEDEENRKFDFYV
- a CDS encoding anaerobic ribonucleoside-triphosphate reductase activating protein; amino-acid sequence: MIKGFQGISLIDYPEHIASIVFIGGCNFRCPFCHNIELVLPEELKKLPTLSEEYILKELIRRKNFINGVEFTGGEPTLYKGLTKFLRRIKEEVKIDIKLDTNGTNPSVIEELLEDSLVDYIAMDIKSSPDNYNRAAGVKVDIDAIKKSVELIKSSQIDYEFRTTLVPDFVKEEDMGKICKFLGNVKRYVLQRYRPEKTLNYLENKPYKEGEMKHFLSLIDCAEIKLLRS